The Stappia sp. genome window below encodes:
- the htpG gene encoding molecular chaperone HtpG, with translation MTSETTSAAQDAAPQSHAFQAEVARLLHLMVHSVYSNKDIFLRELISNAADACERLRHAALTAPDLTREDPDFRIRLEADADAKRLAIVDNGIGMSEEEMIANLGTIARSGTRAFMDKLEEAKDGSALIGQFGVGFYSAFMVADRVEVTSRAAGSDQAHRWISDGTGTFTVEPVDPSGDDVPARGTRVVLHLKDDAGDYATPATLERIVRAYSAHVPVPIVLVGATPAETEDGDAEATTERQLADGTALWTRSKSEVSAEEYAEFYGHVSGQFDEPALTLHYRAEGRHEYSVLIFLPSMKPFDLFDPDRKGRVKLYVRRVFIADDADLLPAWLRFARGVIDSADLPLNLSREMLQHNPVLEAIRKGVTNRILSELQKLADNDSETYLKIWENFGAVLKEGIYEDFERKDKLLGLARFRSSKDGGATWRSLADYVADMKENQTQIFYATGASQEAIAASPHLEGFRARGVEVLYLADPVDAFWVQMAQGYDGKPFQSVTQGAAALDQIPRDDAADTEAETADDAGASKTDEGLVTAFLKETLGDKVADVRASVRLAESPVCLVAPEHGPDRQLEKLMARQAGGAAGFAPVLEFNPGHGLVKALSGKLEAAGDKSDLADMAWLLFDQALILDGEVPGDTAAFARRMAGVMQKGLA, from the coding sequence ATGACGAGCGAAACGACGAGCGCGGCGCAGGATGCCGCGCCGCAGTCCCACGCCTTTCAGGCCGAGGTTGCCCGGCTTTTGCACCTGATGGTGCATTCGGTCTATTCCAACAAGGACATCTTCCTGCGCGAGCTGATTTCCAACGCGGCCGACGCCTGCGAGCGGCTGCGCCATGCCGCGCTGACCGCCCCCGATCTGACCCGCGAGGATCCCGACTTCCGCATCCGTCTGGAGGCCGATGCCGACGCGAAGCGGCTCGCCATCGTCGACAACGGCATCGGCATGAGCGAGGAGGAGATGATCGCCAATCTCGGCACCATCGCCCGCTCCGGCACCCGCGCCTTCATGGACAAGCTGGAGGAGGCGAAGGACGGCTCGGCGCTGATCGGCCAGTTCGGCGTCGGCTTCTACTCCGCCTTCATGGTTGCCGACCGGGTCGAGGTCACGAGCCGCGCGGCCGGCAGCGATCAGGCCCACCGCTGGATCTCCGACGGCACGGGCACCTTCACCGTCGAGCCGGTCGACCCGTCCGGTGACGACGTGCCGGCGCGCGGCACACGGGTCGTGCTGCATCTGAAGGACGACGCGGGCGACTATGCGACGCCGGCGACGCTGGAGCGCATCGTGCGCGCCTATTCCGCGCATGTGCCCGTGCCCATCGTGCTTGTCGGCGCGACACCGGCGGAGACGGAGGACGGGGACGCGGAGGCGACCACCGAGCGCCAGCTCGCCGATGGCACCGCCTTGTGGACCAGGTCGAAGTCCGAGGTCAGCGCCGAGGAATACGCTGAATTCTACGGCCATGTGTCGGGTCAGTTCGACGAGCCGGCGCTGACGCTGCACTATCGCGCGGAAGGCCGGCACGAGTATTCCGTGCTGATCTTCCTGCCCTCGATGAAGCCCTTCGACCTGTTCGATCCCGACCGCAAGGGCCGGGTGAAACTCTATGTGCGCCGCGTCTTCATCGCCGACGACGCGGACCTCCTGCCGGCGTGGCTGCGGTTCGCGCGCGGCGTGATCGACAGCGCCGATCTGCCGCTCAACCTCTCGCGCGAGATGCTGCAGCACAATCCGGTGCTGGAGGCGATCCGCAAGGGGGTGACGAACCGCATTCTCTCCGAGTTGCAGAAGCTCGCGGACAATGACAGCGAGACCTACCTGAAGATCTGGGAAAACTTCGGCGCGGTGCTGAAGGAAGGCATCTACGAGGACTTCGAGCGCAAGGACAAGCTGCTCGGCCTCGCCCGTTTCCGCTCGTCGAAGGACGGTGGCGCGACCTGGCGCTCGCTCGCCGACTATGTCGCCGACATGAAGGAGAACCAGACGCAGATCTTCTACGCCACCGGCGCGAGCCAGGAGGCGATTGCCGCAAGCCCGCATCTGGAAGGTTTCCGGGCGCGCGGCGTGGAGGTTCTGTATCTCGCCGATCCGGTCGACGCCTTCTGGGTGCAGATGGCGCAGGGCTACGACGGCAAGCCGTTCCAGTCGGTGACGCAAGGGGCGGCGGCGCTCGACCAGATCCCGCGCGACGACGCGGCGGACACGGAGGCCGAAACGGCCGACGACGCGGGCGCGTCGAAGACCGACGAAGGGCTCGTCACCGCCTTCCTGAAGGAGACGCTCGGCGACAAGGTGGCCGATGTGCGCGCGTCCGTGCGGCTTGCGGAAAGCCCGGTCTGTCTGGTCGCGCCGGAGCATGGTCCGGACCGGCAGCTCGAAAAGCTGATGGCGCGCCAGGCCGGCGGAGCGGCGGGCTTTGCCCCCGTGCTGGAGTTCAACCCCGGCCACGGGCTGGTCAAGGCGCTGTCGGGCAAGCTCGAGGCGGCCGGCGACAAGAGCGATCTCGCCGATATGGCCTGGCTCCTGTTCGACCAGGCGCTGATCCTCGACGGCGAGGTGCCGGGCGATACGGCCGCCTTCGCCCGGCGCATGGCCGGGGTCATGCAGAAGGGCCTTGCCTGA
- a CDS encoding nuclear transport factor 2 family protein: MTLAPFPKSEDPARAALVQAVEAYFRACNSGEKSAFFSLFEDNACHYLPKGMFGPFTDVESLYVQWRRDAEDNGAYWVLDTVFADPQAGTAVAEWTAVKPAQKIWFRGVDVFRFAATGKIREVRVYYAAPRDPAIGPNELGGYDYAAGPFARVDTRSYGLIQEAEQKAE, translated from the coding sequence ATGACGCTTGCCCCTTTTCCGAAATCGGAAGACCCGGCAAGGGCAGCGCTGGTCCAGGCGGTCGAGGCCTATTTTCGGGCTTGCAACTCAGGCGAGAAATCGGCTTTCTTCTCCCTGTTCGAGGACAATGCCTGTCACTATCTGCCCAAGGGGATGTTCGGGCCGTTCACGGATGTGGAAAGCCTCTATGTGCAGTGGCGGCGGGACGCGGAGGACAACGGCGCCTATTGGGTGCTGGACACCGTCTTCGCCGATCCGCAGGCCGGCACGGCCGTCGCCGAATGGACGGCGGTCAAGCCGGCGCAGAAGATCTGGTTTCGCGGCGTGGATGTCTTCCGCTTCGCAGCGACGGGCAAGATCCGGGAGGTGCGGGTCTATTACGCCGCCCCGCGCGATCCCGCCATCGGGCCGAACGAGCTGGGCGGATACGATTATGCGGCCGGCCCCTTCGCCAGGGTCGACACGCGGAGTTACGGGCTGATACAGGAAGCGGAACAGAAAGCGGAGTGA
- a CDS encoding glycerophosphodiester phosphodiesterase family protein — MKTTFRPSHPYLAGPGFHAFAHRGGALEFPENSRQAFRAVRDLGYRFIEIDVQATSDGQVVVFHDDTLERTTDGRGVVSAQRMSDLAGVRMEGGEPLLTLAEALEDYPDMRFNIDIKTDQALAPTLALLKAMSCLERVCVASFSDRRLAIAKAELGRELCVSSGPRSVAALRFGSWKMPVRTPDVACAQIPLTQYGVPLATRGFLRHCNARGIAVHVWTIDDEAEMRRLIRKGVNGLVTDRPALLKRVAQEEGVW; from the coding sequence ATGAAGACCACATTTCGCCCCTCCCACCCCTATCTCGCCGGGCCCGGCTTTCACGCCTTCGCCCATCGCGGCGGCGCGCTGGAGTTTCCCGAAAACAGCCGCCAGGCGTTTCGCGCCGTGCGCGATCTCGGCTACCGCTTCATCGAGATCGACGTGCAGGCGACGTCCGACGGACAGGTCGTCGTCTTTCACGACGACACGCTGGAGCGCACCACGGACGGGCGCGGCGTGGTGTCGGCGCAGCGCATGTCCGATCTCGCCGGCGTGCGCATGGAGGGCGGCGAACCCCTGCTGACGCTCGCCGAAGCGCTCGAGGATTATCCCGACATGCGCTTCAACATCGACATCAAGACCGATCAGGCGCTTGCGCCGACGTTGGCGCTTCTGAAGGCGATGAGCTGTCTCGAGCGGGTTTGCGTCGCCTCCTTTTCCGACCGGCGGCTGGCGATCGCCAAAGCCGAGCTGGGGCGGGAGCTTTGCGTGAGTTCGGGGCCGCGCAGCGTCGCGGCGTTGCGCTTCGGGTCGTGGAAGATGCCGGTGCGCACCCCCGACGTCGCCTGCGCGCAGATCCCGTTGACGCAATACGGCGTGCCGCTCGCCACGCGCGGCTTCCTGCGCCACTGCAATGCCCGGGGCATCGCCGTGCATGTGTGGACCATCGACGACGAGGCCGAGATGCGCCGGCTGATCCGCAAGGGGGTGAACGGCCTCGTCACCGACCGGCCGGCCCTGCTCAAGCGCGTGGCGCAGGAAGAGGGCGTCTGGTGA
- a CDS encoding LysE family translocator, which produces MSVEQLYAFALFAFVGSATPGPNNVLLTAVGGAVGVRRGLPVLWGIVFGFAAMIFALAVGLGETVFTIAYVVDTMKIVGLAVLAWLAWQIATAPVGASEGADGARDLGRKGSFLGAALFQWVNPKAWLIAAGAITAYLQPGEAVLAQAGVLAAVFILAAIVGCLPWLAFGAVVGRFLHDPRHARLFNIAMALLLVISMVLVVLGD; this is translated from the coding sequence ATGAGCGTCGAACAGCTTTACGCCTTCGCCCTTTTCGCCTTCGTCGGCTCGGCGACGCCGGGTCCCAACAACGTGCTGCTGACGGCCGTGGGTGGCGCGGTCGGCGTGCGGCGCGGCCTGCCGGTGCTGTGGGGCATCGTCTTCGGCTTCGCGGCGATGATCTTCGCGCTGGCCGTCGGTCTGGGCGAGACCGTCTTCACCATCGCCTATGTGGTCGACACGATGAAGATCGTCGGCCTCGCCGTGCTCGCCTGGCTGGCCTGGCAGATCGCCACCGCCCCCGTCGGCGCCAGCGAGGGCGCGGATGGCGCGCGCGATCTCGGCCGCAAGGGCAGCTTCCTGGGCGCCGCGCTGTTTCAATGGGTCAATCCCAAGGCCTGGCTGATCGCCGCCGGCGCGATCACCGCCTATCTGCAGCCGGGCGAGGCGGTGCTTGCGCAGGCCGGCGTGCTGGCCGCCGTCTTCATCCTGGCGGCCATCGTCGGCTGCCTGCCGTGGCTCGCCTTCGGGGCCGTGGTCGGGCGCTTCCTGCACGACCCGCGTCACGCACGCCTCTTCAACATCGCCATGGCGCTCCTGCTGGTGATCTCCATGGTGCTGGTCGTGCTCGGCGACTGA